Part of the Lycium ferocissimum isolate CSIRO_LF1 unplaced genomic scaffold, AGI_CSIRO_Lferr_CH_V1 ctg19891, whole genome shotgun sequence genome, GACTAAAGAAGTGTAGGAATAAAAGTTCAATGCGCAAATGCATCCATTATCCAAGAAATGCTCAACATTATAACAATCAATGCTTTGTAGGAAGATCGGGAACTTTAATGCCAAGTTAAATAGCTACTGACCCGTTGTAAGTACTCCCATGCAGATCATGGCCTGACAAATTGGCTGCTTCACTTAAGGCTTTCGTCCATTTATGCACCTTCTCAGTGTCGTTCTTGAAATCTTCCTCATATCTGGAGAAGGGTTTAGCAAAACTATTTTTCTGGAAGCGTACTTCCGATGGACTTATGTCATAGAACACTGGTACAACTGTCTGCCCAAGTTCATCTCTACATTCCATGATCTTCACCAGCTCATCCAAGCACCATTTGGATGAAGCATAGTTCTTTGACAAGATGATAATGGCAAACCTTGACAGTTTAATGGCACTGACAAGTTGAGGTGAAATTG contains:
- the LOC132043013 gene encoding TMV resistance protein N-like — protein: MSFASCSSLPPSEQWEHDVFLSFRGEDTRKTFVAHLHRELIRDGINTFKDDKALKRGASSPPLGASISPQLVSAIKLSRFAIIILSKNYASSKWCLDELVKIMECRDELGQTVVPVFYDISPSEVRFQKNSFAKPFSRYEEDFKNDTEKVHKWTKALSEAANLSGHDLHGSTYNGSVAI